A genomic segment from Variovorax paradoxus B4 encodes:
- a CDS encoding ABC transporter substrate-binding protein: MSRFQKTSFFSLRRTVLGAAAVAALAAGGVAGAQTKTLYIGMNGGTMEKAYTQYVFPAFEKLYGAKVVVVPGTSSDILAKAQANKDRPQMHVMFLDDGIMVRAIGMGLCQKQRPNPSLADIYPAARFKDDMASGVSLGMTGLAYNAKMFKDKGWAPPTSWMDLADPKYKGKVVFQSMSSSSFGLHGFLMFNRIQGGNDKNVEPGFKAWPTTIGPNVLEYIPSSAKLSEMVQTGEAAIFPLTPTAVAALKTKGIPVEYAPPKEGAVVLMVGQCVIANNSEPELSQKLAEFLLSPLAQANVLQYGAQIPTNPKAPAVGDGVKQVADINQWMKTAVTIDWDSINASRPAWNARWNKTIEK, from the coding sequence ATGTCCCGTTTCCAGAAGACTTCTTTCTTCTCTCTTCGCCGGACCGTGCTCGGTGCGGCGGCGGTGGCCGCGCTCGCGGCCGGAGGAGTGGCCGGCGCGCAGACCAAGACGCTCTACATCGGCATGAACGGCGGCACCATGGAGAAGGCGTACACGCAGTACGTGTTCCCGGCCTTCGAGAAGCTCTACGGCGCCAAGGTGGTGGTGGTGCCGGGCACCTCGTCCGACATCCTCGCGAAGGCGCAGGCCAACAAGGACCGCCCGCAGATGCACGTGATGTTCCTGGACGACGGCATCATGGTGCGCGCCATTGGCATGGGCCTGTGCCAGAAGCAGCGGCCCAACCCGTCGCTGGCCGACATCTACCCGGCCGCGCGCTTCAAGGACGACATGGCCAGCGGCGTGAGCCTGGGCATGACGGGCCTGGCCTACAACGCGAAGATGTTCAAGGACAAGGGCTGGGCGCCGCCCACCTCCTGGATGGACCTGGCCGATCCCAAGTACAAGGGCAAGGTGGTGTTCCAGTCGATGTCGTCATCGTCCTTCGGGCTGCACGGCTTCCTGATGTTCAACCGCATCCAGGGCGGCAACGACAAGAACGTGGAGCCCGGCTTCAAGGCCTGGCCCACCACCATCGGCCCGAACGTGCTCGAGTACATCCCGAGCTCGGCCAAGCTGTCGGAGATGGTGCAGACCGGCGAGGCCGCGATCTTCCCGCTCACGCCCACTGCCGTGGCGGCGCTCAAGACCAAGGGCATTCCGGTGGAATACGCGCCGCCGAAGGAAGGCGCGGTGGTGCTGATGGTGGGCCAGTGCGTGATTGCGAACAACAGCGAACCCGAGCTGTCGCAGAAGCTCGCCGAGTTCTTGCTGAGCCCGCTGGCTCAGGCCAACGTGCTGCAGTACGGCGCGCAGATTCCCACCAACCCCAAGGCCCCGGCCGTGGGCGATGGCGTGAAGCAGGTGGCCGACATCAATCAGTGGATGAAGACCGCGGTCACCATCGACTGGGACAGCATCAATGCCAGCCGGCCCGCCTGGAACGCGCGCTGGAACAAGACGATTGAGAAGTAG
- a CDS encoding NAD(P)/FAD-dependent oxidoreductase yields MTGRKTLRTDVAIVGGGIVGASAALALRQMGIGVVLLERDLCGSRSSGVNYGGVRRQGRPINQLPLAQRAHRIWGRLRETIGADGEYLRSGHFKIARSEADMASLERYRAQSRDFDLGLELISDARLRERCPWLGTRAIGGSLCAEDGQANPRLVSPAFALAAQRAGAQIFERHKVDEVAHDGQAFMLRSGNALEVHAPALLNCAGAWSGPIASEFGEAVPLRSSHPVMAVTEPVPHFMDWSLGVEGGGIYCRQVARGNLVLGGGRGIALDADRARADRDAIATLAAQAVELLPTLRHAHFIRTWSGTEGNLPDHQPVLGPSRTTPGLFHGFGFSGAGFQIGPAAGEVLAELVRDGRSSTPIESFSIERFFAEEEAPTITPTSP; encoded by the coding sequence ATGACCGGGCGCAAGACATTGCGCACCGACGTCGCGATCGTCGGCGGCGGCATCGTCGGCGCGTCCGCCGCGCTGGCCTTGCGGCAGATGGGCATCGGCGTGGTGCTGCTGGAGCGCGACCTGTGCGGCTCGCGTTCGAGCGGCGTGAACTACGGCGGCGTGCGGCGCCAGGGCCGTCCGATCAATCAGTTGCCGCTGGCGCAGCGCGCGCACCGCATCTGGGGCCGCCTGCGCGAAACCATCGGCGCCGACGGCGAGTACCTGCGCTCGGGCCACTTCAAGATCGCGCGCAGCGAGGCCGACATGGCGTCGCTGGAACGCTACCGTGCGCAGAGCCGCGACTTCGACCTGGGGCTCGAGCTGATCTCCGATGCCCGCCTGCGCGAACGCTGCCCCTGGCTCGGCACGCGGGCCATCGGCGGCTCGCTGTGCGCGGAAGACGGGCAGGCCAATCCGCGGCTGGTGTCGCCGGCCTTCGCGCTCGCGGCGCAGCGCGCGGGCGCGCAGATCTTCGAGCGCCACAAGGTCGACGAGGTGGCACACGATGGCCAGGCGTTCATGCTGCGCTCGGGCAACGCGCTCGAAGTGCATGCGCCGGCGCTGCTCAACTGCGCGGGCGCCTGGTCCGGCCCCATCGCCTCCGAGTTCGGCGAAGCCGTGCCGCTGCGCTCGAGCCACCCGGTGATGGCCGTGACCGAGCCGGTGCCGCACTTCATGGACTGGAGCCTCGGCGTCGAGGGCGGCGGCATCTACTGCCGGCAGGTGGCGCGCGGCAATCTCGTGCTCGGCGGCGGCCGGGGCATTGCGCTCGACGCCGACCGCGCCCGCGCCGACCGCGACGCCATCGCCACGCTGGCAGCGCAGGCCGTCGAACTGCTGCCCACGCTGCGCCATGCGCATTTCATCCGCACCTGGAGCGGCACCGAGGGCAACCTGCCCGACCACCAGCCGGTGCTCGGCCCCAGCCGCACCACGCCCGGCCTGTTCCATGGCTTCGGCTTTTCGGGCGCGGGTTTCCAGATCGGCCCCGCTGCCGGCGAAGTGCTGGCCGAACTCGTGCGCGACGGCCGCAGCAGCACGCCGATCGAGAGCTTCTCGATCGAACGCTTCTTCGCGGAAGAAGAAGCACCCACCATCACCCCCACCTCCCCCTGA
- a CDS encoding (2Fe-2S)-binding protein, protein MSLPKLQPLLHRVAETGRAAVLFTLDGQPASALVGDTVLTAVLTQAAQLRRNEFSGAPRAGFCMMGACQDCWIATEQGERLRACSTFIAPGMALVTGRGGA, encoded by the coding sequence ATGAGCTTGCCAAAGCTCCAACCGCTGCTGCATCGCGTGGCCGAGACGGGTCGCGCCGCGGTCCTCTTCACCCTCGACGGCCAGCCCGCCTCCGCCCTCGTGGGCGACACGGTGCTGACGGCCGTGCTCACGCAGGCCGCCCAGCTGCGGCGCAACGAGTTCAGCGGCGCCCCGCGCGCGGGCTTCTGCATGATGGGCGCCTGCCAGGATTGCTGGATCGCCACCGAGCAGGGCGAGCGCCTGCGCGCCTGCTCCACCTTCATCGCGCCGGGCATGGCGCTGGTCACGGGAAGGGGCGGCGCATGA
- a CDS encoding ABC transporter permease has product MKNKATPWWLSGPALLLFVALLVVPLALTAVLSFNVYDPATGPKAGEFTLEHYAQVFTDSYYHGIFWRTFWISGLVTLICVLVGAPEAYVLSRMRNPWRSVLLLVVLAPLLVSVVVRAFGWSMLLGPEGAVNGLLRLAGIGPVKMLYTETAVIVALVHVMLPFMVIPVWTSLQKLDAGVENAALSLKASHVTTLRRIVLPQVMPGILSGSLIVFGLAASSFAIPGLLGGRRLKMVATVVYDEYLHELNWPLGAAVALTLLAANLIVMLSYNRLVEGRYKKALG; this is encoded by the coding sequence ATGAAGAACAAGGCCACGCCCTGGTGGCTGTCGGGGCCCGCGCTGCTGCTGTTCGTGGCTTTGCTGGTGGTGCCGCTCGCGCTCACCGCGGTGCTGTCGTTCAACGTCTACGACCCGGCCACCGGGCCGAAGGCCGGCGAGTTCACGCTCGAGCACTACGCGCAGGTGTTCACCGACTCGTACTACCACGGCATCTTCTGGCGCACCTTCTGGATCTCGGGCCTCGTCACGCTGATCTGCGTGCTGGTCGGCGCGCCCGAGGCCTACGTTCTGAGCCGCATGCGCAACCCGTGGCGCTCGGTGCTGCTGCTGGTGGTGCTGGCGCCGCTCCTGGTGTCGGTGGTGGTGCGCGCCTTCGGCTGGAGCATGCTGCTCGGGCCCGAAGGCGCGGTGAACGGGCTGCTGCGGCTGGCGGGCATCGGGCCGGTGAAGATGCTCTACACCGAGACGGCGGTGATCGTCGCGCTGGTCCACGTGATGCTGCCCTTCATGGTGATTCCGGTCTGGACCTCGCTGCAGAAGCTCGATGCGGGCGTGGAAAACGCGGCGCTCTCGCTCAAGGCCTCGCACGTCACCACGCTGCGGCGCATCGTGCTGCCGCAGGTGATGCCGGGCATTCTCTCGGGCAGCCTGATCGTGTTCGGCCTGGCCGCGAGTTCGTTCGCGATTCCGGGGCTGCTCGGCGGGCGCCGCTTGAAGATGGTCGCGACGGTCGTGTACGACGAGTACCTGCACGAACTCAACTGGCCGCTCGGCGCCGCCGTCGCGCTCACGCTGCTCGCCGCGAACCTGATCGTGATGCTGAGCTACAACCGCCTGGTCGAAGGCCGCTACAAGAAAGCGCTCGGGTGA
- a CDS encoding MlaE family ABC transporter permease — translation MSIATSPADAPVAGSVLPRIEQREQDGRSWTVASGRWTTLAMSSRSAWQVLAKDLAGAPPAEDRAWDLRPIEQLDHIGAQLLWDHWRHDWPATLEMLPQHKAVLDQVARFTVGTPEEPPPTLAERLRHFSHTGPRALQVVRDFVGLIGQLALDVCTLGRAPHRAPWRDFSGHLYQFGATALHITALVGLLIGVVLAYLISQQLRQYGAEAFVVNILGLSLIRELGPVLAAVLIAGRSGSAITAQIGVMRVTEELDAMRVMGIPHGFRLVMPRVMALAIAMPLISLWTSMAALVGGMLAADAALDISPAYFLSALPRAVPIANLWLALAKSAVFGILIALIGCYFGMKVKPNTESLGRGTTSSVVTSITAVILVDALFAVLFKGVGFRA, via the coding sequence ATGTCCATAGCAACTTCGCCGGCCGACGCACCAGTTGCCGGCAGCGTGTTGCCGCGCATCGAGCAGCGCGAGCAGGACGGCCGCAGCTGGACCGTGGCCAGCGGCCGCTGGACCACGCTGGCCATGTCGTCGCGAAGCGCGTGGCAGGTGCTTGCCAAGGACCTGGCGGGCGCGCCCCCGGCCGAAGACCGCGCCTGGGACCTGCGCCCCATCGAACAGCTCGACCACATCGGCGCGCAGCTGCTCTGGGACCACTGGCGCCATGACTGGCCGGCCACGCTCGAGATGTTGCCGCAGCACAAGGCAGTGCTCGACCAGGTGGCCCGGTTCACCGTGGGCACGCCCGAGGAGCCGCCGCCCACGCTGGCCGAGCGGCTGCGGCATTTCTCGCACACCGGCCCGCGCGCGCTGCAGGTGGTGCGCGACTTCGTGGGCCTGATCGGCCAGCTCGCACTCGACGTGTGCACGCTGGGACGCGCGCCGCATCGCGCACCCTGGCGAGATTTCTCGGGGCACCTCTACCAGTTCGGCGCCACGGCGCTGCACATCACGGCGCTGGTCGGCCTGCTGATCGGTGTGGTGCTGGCCTACCTGATCTCGCAGCAGCTGCGCCAGTACGGCGCCGAAGCCTTCGTGGTCAACATCCTCGGGCTGTCGCTGATCCGCGAGCTCGGGCCGGTGCTTGCCGCGGTGCTGATCGCGGGGCGCTCGGGTTCGGCCATCACGGCGCAGATCGGCGTGATGCGCGTGACCGAGGAACTCGACGCCATGCGGGTGATGGGCATTCCGCACGGCTTCAGGCTGGTGATGCCGCGCGTGATGGCGCTGGCCATCGCGATGCCGCTGATCAGCCTCTGGACCTCGATGGCAGCGCTCGTGGGCGGCATGCTCGCGGCCGACGCTGCGCTCGACATTTCGCCGGCCTACTTCCTGTCGGCGCTGCCGCGCGCGGTGCCGATTGCCAATCTCTGGCTCGCGCTGGCGAAGTCGGCGGTATTCGGCATTCTGATTGCGCTGATCGGCTGCTACTTCGGCATGAAGGTCAAGCCCAACACCGAGAGCCTGGGGCGCGGCACGACCTCGTCGGTGGTGACCTCGATCACCGCGGTGATCCTGGTCGACGCGCTGTTCGCGGTGCTCTTCAAGGGCGTGGGGTTCCGGGCATGA
- a CDS encoding ABC transporter permease — MSKNGPLALAFNALVITFMLAPLVVVCIVAFTPENTLTIPTTHFSLRWFKAVFAHPDFMQSFWNSLWLALASATIATLLAVPAGMAITRYEFPGRDFLNGLFLSPLIIPHLVLGVALLRLFALVGGTGSFGWLVMAHALIVTPYTLRLVVAALVGFDRSAEQAALSLGASQATVFRRITLPMILPGVTGGWLLSFINSFDEVTMSIFVTSPSTVTLPVRMYMYATESIDPLMAAVSALMVAVTAIAMVVLDRVYGLDRVLVGRR, encoded by the coding sequence ATGAGCAAGAACGGCCCCCTCGCCCTCGCGTTCAACGCGCTCGTCATCACCTTCATGCTGGCGCCGCTCGTGGTGGTGTGCATCGTCGCGTTCACGCCAGAGAACACGCTGACGATTCCCACCACGCACTTCTCGCTGCGCTGGTTCAAGGCGGTGTTCGCGCACCCGGACTTCATGCAGTCGTTCTGGAACAGCCTGTGGCTCGCGCTGGCCTCGGCCACCATCGCCACGCTGCTCGCGGTGCCGGCCGGCATGGCGATCACGCGCTACGAATTTCCGGGGCGCGACTTCCTCAACGGCCTGTTCCTCTCGCCGCTGATCATTCCGCACCTGGTGCTGGGCGTGGCCTTGCTGCGCCTGTTCGCGCTGGTGGGCGGCACGGGCAGCTTCGGCTGGCTGGTGATGGCGCATGCGCTGATCGTCACGCCCTACACGCTGCGGCTCGTGGTGGCCGCGCTGGTGGGCTTCGACCGCAGCGCCGAGCAGGCCGCGCTCTCGCTGGGCGCGAGCCAGGCCACGGTATTCCGGCGCATCACGCTGCCGATGATCCTGCCGGGGGTCACGGGCGGCTGGCTGCTGTCCTTCATCAACAGCTTCGACGAAGTGACGATGTCGATCTTCGTCACCTCGCCCAGCACGGTGACGCTGCCGGTGCGCATGTACATGTATGCCACCGAGTCGATCGATCCGCTGATGGCGGCGGTGTCGGCGCTGATGGTGGCGGTGACGGCCATCGCGATGGTGGTGCTCGACCGCGTCTACGGACTGGACCGCGTGCTGGTGGGGCGCCGATAG
- a CDS encoding LysR family transcriptional regulator, with protein MTVAALDFQILRAFVLAAREGNVSRAAERLHLTQPAVSLQLKRLSEETGLQLFTRTPHGLALTADGAALLPQAERVLSAVGDLQQAARNLQGTVRGALRIGTILDPEFTRLGMFLRELVESAPQIETELRHGMSGTVLAQVLRGELDVGFHLDADGSDAATPAPLAARTLTRFTYRVVAPAGWGPQVLGRDWKALAALPWLATPPESAHHRLLEKVFGPLGLSPRRVALVDQEASMLDLLKSGVGLSLLRDSIAIRESQSHGLVMADRVQLDCALRFVSLAARRNEPVIASAWNALARAWN; from the coding sequence ATGACTGTCGCCGCCTTGGACTTCCAGATTCTGCGTGCCTTCGTTCTTGCCGCGCGCGAGGGCAATGTGTCGCGCGCCGCCGAGCGGCTGCATCTCACGCAGCCGGCGGTGAGCCTGCAGCTCAAGCGCCTGTCGGAAGAAACCGGGCTGCAGCTCTTCACGCGCACGCCGCACGGGCTGGCGCTCACGGCCGACGGCGCCGCGCTGCTGCCGCAGGCCGAGCGGGTGCTCTCGGCCGTGGGCGACCTGCAGCAGGCCGCGCGCAACCTGCAGGGCACGGTGCGCGGGGCGCTGCGCATCGGCACCATCCTCGACCCGGAGTTCACCCGGCTCGGCATGTTCCTGCGCGAACTGGTGGAATCGGCCCCGCAGATCGAGACCGAACTGCGCCACGGCATGAGCGGCACGGTGCTGGCCCAGGTGCTGCGCGGCGAGCTCGACGTGGGTTTTCACCTCGATGCGGACGGGAGCGACGCCGCCACGCCGGCACCGCTCGCGGCGCGCACGCTCACCCGCTTCACCTACCGCGTGGTCGCGCCCGCGGGCTGGGGCCCGCAGGTGCTGGGCCGCGACTGGAAGGCGCTGGCCGCGCTGCCTTGGCTGGCCACGCCACCGGAGTCGGCGCACCACCGGCTGCTGGAAAAAGTGTTCGGGCCGCTCGGGCTTTCGCCGCGCCGCGTGGCGCTGGTGGACCAGGAGGCCTCGATGCTCGACCTGCTGAAATCGGGCGTGGGCCTGAGCCTCCTGCGCGACTCGATCGCCATCCGCGAGAGCCAGTCGCACGGCCTCGTGATGGCCGACCGCGTGCAGCTCGACTGCGCGCTGCGCTTCGTCTCGCTGGCGGCACGGCGCAACGAGCCCGTGATCGCGAGCGCATGGAACGCGCTCGCGCGGGCCTGGAACTGA
- a CDS encoding ABC transporter ATP-binding protein, with protein MNDLSATVVDIRKLWTVFKSADGEVVVHRDLDLRIERGEVLSLVGGSGTGKTVLLRQILGLEKPTKGTVEVLGRAPGELSAKGAANVGMLFQHGALFSAFSVLENIAFPLRELKLLPDELIRNAALVKLQMVGLEPRHANMSPADLSGGMIKRVALARALIMDPPLLLLDEPTAGLDPEASDSFCDLLRGLHRELGLTVVMVTHDLDTLFDLSTRIAVLADHKVIVSGSAREVIAYPHPFIHEYFLGGRGQRALEALHDKPAKAPPPSAGAAH; from the coding sequence ATGAATGATTTGTCGGCCACTGTCGTCGATATCCGCAAGCTCTGGACGGTGTTCAAGAGCGCCGACGGCGAGGTCGTGGTGCACCGCGACCTCGACCTGCGCATCGAGCGCGGCGAGGTGCTGTCGCTGGTGGGCGGCTCGGGCACCGGCAAGACGGTGCTGCTGCGCCAGATCCTCGGACTCGAGAAGCCGACGAAGGGCACGGTCGAGGTGCTGGGCCGGGCGCCCGGAGAGCTCAGCGCCAAGGGCGCGGCCAACGTGGGCATGCTGTTCCAGCACGGCGCGCTGTTCTCGGCCTTCAGCGTGCTCGAGAACATTGCCTTTCCGCTGCGCGAACTCAAGCTGCTGCCCGACGAGCTGATCCGCAATGCGGCGCTGGTCAAGCTGCAGATGGTGGGCCTGGAACCGCGGCATGCCAACATGAGCCCGGCCGACCTGTCGGGCGGCATGATCAAGCGCGTGGCGCTGGCGCGGGCACTCATCATGGACCCGCCGCTGCTGCTGCTGGACGAACCCACCGCCGGCCTCGACCCCGAGGCCTCCGACAGTTTCTGCGACCTGCTGCGCGGCCTGCACCGCGAACTGGGCCTGACGGTGGTGATGGTCACGCACGACCTGGACACCCTGTTCGACCTGAGCACCCGCATCGCGGTGCTGGCCGACCACAAGGTCATCGTCAGCGGCTCGGCGCGCGAGGTGATCGCGTATCCGCATCCGTTCATCCACGAATATTTTCTGGGCGGGCGCGGCCAGCGCGCCCTGGAGGCCCTGCATGACAAACCCGCCAAAGCCCCGCCGCCATCCGCCGGCGCGGCCCACTGA
- a CDS encoding NAD(P)/FAD-dependent oxidoreductase, producing the protein MTASSAALQPVIVGAGPAGVRAAQALVAHRLRPVVIDEASRAGGQIYRRPPASLAQRSARALYGFEAGRADAVHAAFDALREHIDYRPDSLVWNAQGGRLDVLHGPTRSTANVPYGQLIVATGATDRVLPVPGWTLPGVYTLGGAQVALKFQGCAIGERVVFMGTGPLLYLVAYQYAKAGAKVIAVLDTARLADQLAAAPAMLRQPAVFAKGVYYVAWLRAHGVALHSGVRPMRVLGDAQESRVAGVAWHDGREERTLACDAVGVGYALRSETQLADLLGCRFEFAPLHRAHLPVRDAAGRSSVRGVYLAGDGAGIMGADAAEWAGERAALALLTDHGVAVDAARAEALERKLHKLGGFREGLERAFPLPSDWAAHAPDELVVCRCENVTAGTLRQTVAVNGADEMNRLKALSRVGMGRCQGRMCGAAAAEILAHATGLPLQQVGRLRGQAPIKPIPIHLAAAPSTGGAGE; encoded by the coding sequence ATGACGGCTTCTTCTGCCGCATTGCAGCCGGTGATCGTCGGCGCCGGGCCGGCGGGCGTGCGCGCCGCACAGGCGCTGGTGGCGCACCGCCTGCGGCCGGTGGTGATCGACGAGGCTTCGCGCGCCGGCGGCCAGATCTACCGGCGGCCGCCCGCGAGCCTGGCCCAGCGCAGCGCGCGGGCGCTCTACGGGTTCGAGGCCGGCCGCGCCGATGCGGTGCACGCCGCTTTCGACGCGCTCCGCGAACACATCGACTACCGCCCCGACAGCCTGGTGTGGAATGCGCAAGGCGGCCGGCTCGACGTGCTGCACGGCCCGACGCGCAGCACGGCCAATGTCCCGTACGGCCAGCTGATCGTTGCCACCGGCGCCACCGACCGCGTGCTGCCGGTACCGGGCTGGACACTGCCCGGCGTCTACACACTGGGCGGCGCGCAGGTGGCGCTCAAGTTCCAGGGCTGCGCCATCGGCGAGCGCGTGGTGTTCATGGGCACCGGCCCCCTGCTCTATCTGGTCGCATATCAGTACGCCAAGGCCGGCGCGAAGGTCATCGCGGTGCTCGACACGGCGCGGCTTGCCGACCAGTTGGCCGCGGCGCCCGCGATGCTGCGGCAGCCCGCCGTATTCGCGAAGGGCGTGTACTACGTGGCCTGGCTGCGTGCGCACGGCGTGGCGCTGCACAGCGGCGTGCGGCCAATGCGCGTGCTCGGCGATGCGCAAGAGAGCCGTGTGGCTGGCGTGGCGTGGCACGACGGCCGCGAAGAACGCACGCTGGCCTGCGATGCCGTCGGCGTCGGCTATGCGCTGCGTTCCGAAACCCAGCTGGCCGACCTGCTGGGCTGCCGCTTCGAATTCGCGCCGCTGCACCGCGCCCATCTGCCGGTGCGCGATGCGGCCGGCCGCTCCAGCGTGCGGGGCGTGTACCTTGCGGGCGACGGCGCCGGCATCATGGGTGCCGATGCGGCCGAATGGGCCGGCGAACGCGCCGCGCTGGCGCTGCTGACCGACCATGGCGTGGCCGTCGACGCCGCACGCGCCGAGGCGCTCGAACGCAAGCTCCACAAGCTCGGCGGATTTCGGGAAGGGCTGGAACGCGCCTTCCCGCTGCCGTCCGACTGGGCCGCGCATGCGCCCGACGAGCTGGTGGTCTGCCGCTGCGAGAACGTCACGGCCGGCACGCTGCGCCAGACCGTGGCGGTCAACGGCGCCGATGAAATGAACCGGCTGAAGGCGCTGTCGCGCGTGGGCATGGGCCGCTGCCAGGGCCGCATGTGCGGCGCGGCTGCGGCCGAGATCCTCGCGCATGCCACGGGGCTGCCGCTGCAGCAGGTGGGCCGGCTGCGCGGGCAGGCGCCGATCAAGCCGATTCCGATTCACCTGGCCGCCGCGCCATCCACCGGAGGCGCCGGCGAATGA
- a CDS encoding GMC family oxidoreductase: protein MSDNTFEYIVIGGGTAGALMCNRLTRKSQQRTLLIEAGRKDDYHWIHIPVGYLYCIGNPRTDWLYSTEPDAGLNGRVLRYPRGKTLGGCSSINGMIYMRGQSRDYDQWAQLTGDDAWRWQNVLPDFKKHEDYYLGADELHGAGGEWRVEKQRLRWDILDAFAEAAVQAGVPHSTDFNRGSNEGVGYFQVNQKNGWRWNTAKAFLRPVCYGRPNFEMWVNAHVTKLILETQADGSQRCTGVQVWDGHEMVTAHATREVVLCGGSIGSPQILQLSGIGPAELLRQHGIDVVVDAPGVGANLQDHLQIRAVYKIDGAPTLNVLASSMYGKAKIGLEYLMKRSGPMSMAPSQLGAFTRSSPEHEWPNLEYHVQPLSLDAFGEPLHSFPAFTASVCNLNPTSRGTVRIKSPRFQDAPAIAPNYLSTDEDRKVAADSLRVTRRIASQPALAKYRPEEWKPGVQYQSDEDLARLAGDIATTIFHPVGTTKMGADGDPMAVLDSKLRVRGVRGLRVVDAGAMPTITSGNTNSPTLMMAEKAAGWILEANR, encoded by the coding sequence ATGAGCGACAACACATTCGAATACATCGTCATCGGCGGCGGCACGGCCGGCGCCTTGATGTGCAACCGGCTGACCCGCAAATCGCAACAGCGCACGCTGCTGATCGAGGCCGGCCGCAAGGACGACTACCACTGGATCCACATTCCGGTGGGCTACCTCTACTGCATCGGCAATCCGCGCACCGACTGGCTCTACAGCACCGAGCCCGACGCGGGCCTCAACGGGCGCGTGCTGCGCTATCCGCGCGGCAAGACGCTGGGTGGCTGCTCCAGCATCAACGGCATGATCTACATGCGCGGCCAGTCGCGCGACTACGACCAGTGGGCGCAGCTCACGGGCGACGACGCCTGGCGCTGGCAGAACGTGCTGCCCGACTTCAAGAAGCACGAGGACTACTACCTCGGCGCCGACGAGCTGCACGGCGCCGGCGGCGAATGGCGCGTGGAGAAGCAGCGCCTGCGCTGGGACATCCTCGACGCCTTTGCCGAGGCCGCGGTGCAGGCCGGCGTGCCGCACAGCACCGACTTCAACCGCGGCAGCAACGAAGGCGTCGGCTACTTCCAGGTCAACCAGAAGAACGGCTGGCGCTGGAACACCGCCAAGGCCTTCCTGCGGCCGGTCTGCTACGGCCGGCCCAACTTCGAGATGTGGGTCAACGCCCATGTCACCAAGCTGATCCTCGAGACCCAGGCCGACGGCAGCCAGCGCTGCACCGGGGTGCAGGTGTGGGACGGCCACGAGATGGTCACCGCCCATGCCACGCGCGAGGTGGTGCTGTGCGGCGGCAGCATCGGCTCGCCGCAGATCCTGCAGCTCTCGGGCATCGGCCCGGCCGAGTTGCTGCGCCAGCACGGCATCGACGTGGTGGTCGACGCGCCCGGCGTCGGCGCCAACCTGCAGGACCACCTGCAGATCCGCGCGGTCTACAAGATCGACGGCGCGCCCACGCTCAACGTGCTGGCCTCTTCGATGTATGGCAAGGCGAAGATCGGCCTCGAATACCTGATGAAGCGCAGCGGACCGATGAGCATGGCGCCTTCGCAGCTCGGTGCCTTCACGCGCAGCTCGCCCGAGCACGAGTGGCCCAACCTCGAATACCACGTGCAGCCGCTGTCGCTCGATGCCTTCGGCGAGCCGCTGCACAGCTTTCCGGCCTTCACCGCGAGCGTGTGCAACCTCAACCCCACGAGCCGCGGCACCGTGCGCATCAAGAGCCCGCGCTTCCAGGACGCGCCCGCCATCGCGCCCAACTACCTGAGCACCGACGAAGACCGCAAGGTGGCCGCCGATTCGCTGCGCGTGACGCGCCGCATCGCCTCGCAGCCCGCGCTTGCCAAGTACCGGCCGGAGGAATGGAAGCCCGGCGTGCAGTACCAGAGCGACGAAGACCTGGCGCGCCTGGCCGGCGACATTGCGACCACCATCTTCCATCCGGTCGGCACCACCAAGATGGGTGCCGACGGCGACCCGATGGCGGTGCTCGACTCGAAGCTGCGCGTGCGCGGCGTGCGGGGGCTGCGCGTGGTCGATGCGGGCGCCATGCCCACCATCACGAGCGGCAATACGAACAGTCCGACGTTGATGATGGCCGAGAAGGCCGCGGGGTGGATTCTGGAAGCGAACCGCTGA